One window of Dyadobacter sandarakinus genomic DNA carries:
- a CDS encoding efflux RND transporter periplasmic adaptor subunit → MKNIAFKSLTFMLGLAALSSCSSSESADSKTKNKPEKKQAATKIGTVTAMKVGEHVQLPGEFLAFQEVSIYPKADGFVEKVLVDRGSKVSKGQVLMVLEAPEKEEQLVAARSNYLKAKAMLVASQEHYKRLKASSGIRGSVSALDLESAHAKMMADSAAAMGEQANFGALTKIKSYLVVRAPFDGVITERNVHPGALVSSGVRMQGAMLTLQQQDKLRLVVDVPETYSVGLKQGKEVTFTVNAMPGEQFKGKISRRSGNMNQKFRSETVEVDVSNAGRKIKPGMFAEVVFEPETTHGSLTVPTSAIVTTTEGQYVVKANAGKAEFVEVRKGQQSQEVTEVFGALSLGDKIVTNPRDNLKNGSSI, encoded by the coding sequence ATGAAAAACATAGCATTTAAATCATTGACATTCATGCTTGGATTGGCTGCATTGAGTAGCTGCTCCTCTTCGGAATCAGCGGATTCCAAAACAAAAAATAAACCCGAGAAAAAGCAGGCAGCTACCAAAATCGGTACAGTGACGGCCATGAAAGTGGGCGAGCACGTCCAGCTACCCGGCGAATTCCTCGCATTTCAGGAAGTAAGCATTTATCCCAAAGCCGACGGTTTTGTGGAGAAAGTACTGGTGGATCGCGGCAGTAAGGTCAGCAAGGGACAGGTGCTGATGGTGCTAGAAGCGCCTGAGAAGGAAGAGCAACTCGTGGCTGCGAGGTCCAATTATCTGAAAGCGAAAGCCATGCTGGTAGCCAGTCAGGAACATTATAAAAGACTCAAAGCCAGCAGCGGCATTCGTGGCTCGGTGTCAGCCCTGGACCTGGAAAGCGCTCATGCCAAGATGATGGCCGACAGTGCAGCGGCCATGGGCGAGCAGGCAAATTTCGGTGCATTAACCAAGATAAAATCCTATTTGGTTGTCAGGGCACCTTTCGATGGCGTGATTACGGAAAGAAATGTCCACCCGGGCGCATTGGTAAGTTCAGGCGTGCGTATGCAGGGTGCAATGCTTACCTTGCAGCAGCAAGACAAGCTCAGGCTTGTTGTAGACGTTCCTGAAACATACAGCGTCGGATTAAAGCAAGGCAAAGAAGTTACATTTACCGTTAACGCAATGCCTGGCGAGCAATTCAAAGGCAAGATTAGCCGGCGCTCGGGCAATATGAACCAGAAGTTTCGTTCGGAAACGGTGGAAGTGGACGTCAGCAATGCGGGCCGCAAAATCAAGCCTGGCATGTTTGCCGAAGTGGTGTTTGAACCCGAAACCACGCACGGTTCGCTCACAGTGCCGACATCGGCAATAGTGACAACCACGGAAGGTCAATATGTAGTGAAAGCCAATGCAGGTAAGGCCGAGTTTGTGGAAGTACGCAAAGGCCAGCAGTCTCAGGAAGTGACTGAAGTGTTCGGGGCACTGAGCCTGGGTGATAAAATAGTGACCAATCCTCGCGACAATCTGAAAAATGGATCCTCAATATAG
- a CDS encoding YidH family protein, whose translation MDPQYRKQNPNDHLANERTFLAWIRTSIGIMGFGFVVVKFSLFVRQITAVLGHKAEAPSTGYSPVIGILLVALGAVATLFSYIRYIDTKKQLNAGTYYHSSLLIQIMTVVIFLVSVLLIFYLVKSI comes from the coding sequence ATGGATCCTCAATATAGAAAGCAAAACCCGAACGATCATCTCGCTAATGAACGCACATTCCTGGCCTGGATCCGGACGAGTATCGGAATCATGGGCTTTGGCTTTGTCGTGGTCAAGTTTTCATTGTTCGTCCGGCAGATTACTGCGGTGCTGGGGCACAAAGCGGAAGCGCCATCAACGGGTTACTCGCCTGTGATTGGCATTTTACTGGTCGCCCTTGGCGCCGTGGCTACTTTGTTTTCCTATATCCGGTATATAGATACCAAAAAACAGCTAAATGCGGGCACTTACTATCATTCCTCGCTGCTGATCCAGATCATGACAGTGGTAATTTTTCTGGTTAGTGTTTTGCTGATTTTTTATCTGGTGAAAAGTATTTGA
- a CDS encoding helix-turn-helix domain-containing protein has product MKRYILHAPFSIYHFEADVWEHSVHKHTYFEIIFILNGSGMHHINGHAYEYASDDVFLLGPEDFHHFEIAETTEFCFVRFEESIDKQQFGQSEPAWQPIIKALLNTSSQSRGSIVIDKLEKQKLLHLLATLEAECANERSAYFEIVRDSILRSMLLVLARNLFSQSSSNKVKKASIEAILMHIRQHIFQPEFLTIGHLAVTFNYAPTYVSLFFKRHTGESLKHYIIRYKVRIIESRLLYSNRTLTEIADEFGYTDESHLCKQFRKYTGVSPVSFRNAVAQL; this is encoded by the coding sequence ATGAAAAGATATATCCTCCACGCACCATTCAGCATCTATCATTTTGAAGCCGATGTTTGGGAGCATTCGGTGCACAAGCACACATATTTTGAAATCATTTTTATCCTGAACGGAAGCGGCATGCACCACATCAACGGACACGCCTATGAATATGCTAGCGATGACGTATTCCTACTTGGGCCCGAGGATTTTCACCATTTTGAGATCGCAGAAACTACTGAATTTTGCTTTGTCCGGTTCGAAGAATCCATTGATAAGCAGCAATTTGGGCAGTCAGAACCTGCCTGGCAGCCGATTATCAAAGCCTTACTCAATACCTCATCTCAAAGCCGAGGCTCCATTGTGATCGACAAATTGGAAAAGCAAAAGTTGCTGCATTTATTGGCTACGCTGGAAGCGGAATGTGCCAATGAGCGGTCGGCTTATTTCGAAATAGTGCGCGACAGTATTTTGAGAAGCATGCTGCTGGTGCTTGCGCGAAATTTGTTCAGTCAGTCGTCTAGCAATAAGGTAAAAAAGGCATCGATCGAAGCAATTTTAATGCACATCAGGCAGCACATCTTTCAGCCAGAATTTTTGACGATCGGGCATTTGGCGGTGACGTTTAACTACGCACCTACTTATGTCAGTCTATTCTTCAAGCGACACACAGGCGAATCTCTAAAACATTATATCATTCGCTATAAGGTCCGGATTATCGAATCGCGCCTGTTGTACAGCAATCGCACGCTTACCGAAATTGCTGACGAATTTGGCTATACTGACGAAAGTCATCTCTGCAAACAGTTTCGCAAATACACAGGAGTGTCTCCGGTGTCTTTCCGAAATGCTGTTGCTCAGCTCTGA
- a CDS encoding 3-keto-disaccharide hydrolase, translated as MTSWQKKEEWTVLLDKDMSQWENYLSYKHKNNYNGKLPVDAAGKEVAPMGYNKDKGQVFSVLNEADDPVLRISGEIYGCIFTKQSYKNYHLKLQTKWGTKKYEPRVTKLRDSGILYHSTGEAGAEYWRTWMLSQEFQIMEGHMGDYWCQANSAIDIRSFPSEGVMSRVADDKQPFGTFKSGSDYFCMRSFNDEKPDNEWNTLELICFEGQSLHIVNGHVVMVLKNSRYIKSYGQEVPMISGKIQLQSEAAEVFYRDIRIKQLDAMPAAYLQYFQ; from the coding sequence TTGACCTCGTGGCAAAAGAAAGAAGAATGGACTGTTTTGCTGGATAAAGATATGAGTCAATGGGAAAATTATCTCAGCTACAAACACAAAAACAACTATAATGGAAAGTTACCAGTAGATGCGGCAGGGAAGGAAGTTGCGCCAATGGGTTATAACAAGGATAAAGGTCAGGTTTTTTCAGTGCTGAATGAGGCGGACGATCCCGTTTTGCGCATCAGCGGGGAGATTTACGGTTGTATTTTTACCAAACAATCCTACAAAAATTACCACCTCAAACTGCAAACCAAATGGGGCACTAAGAAGTACGAGCCCAGAGTTACTAAGCTACGTGACTCGGGTATCCTGTACCATTCAACGGGTGAAGCAGGCGCTGAATACTGGCGTACATGGATGCTCTCGCAAGAATTTCAGATCATGGAAGGGCACATGGGCGACTACTGGTGCCAGGCCAACTCGGCGATCGATATCCGATCGTTTCCTTCGGAGGGCGTGATGAGCCGCGTCGCAGATGATAAACAGCCTTTTGGTACCTTCAAGTCAGGCAGCGATTATTTCTGCATGCGGTCATTTAATGACGAAAAGCCTGATAATGAATGGAATACGCTGGAACTGATCTGTTTCGAAGGGCAAAGCTTACACATTGTGAATGGACATGTGGTCATGGTGCTGAAAAATTCGCGCTATATCAAGTCCTACGGGCAGGAGGTGCCAATGATCAGCGGTAAAATCCAGTTGCAAAGCGAAGCAGCAGAAGTCTTTTACCGCGATATCCGCATCAAACAGCTCGACGCCATGCCGGCTGCATACCTGCAGTATTTTCAATAA
- a CDS encoding GNAT family N-acetyltransferase, with protein MTLNLKYRLAIESDLTKIIEMLLDDSLGALRENAGTKISPRYIAAFKNIQEEKNHELTIVELDGEIVGTYHLTFIQYLTHQGGLRAQIEAVRVGSLYRGKGIGRQMLNYAIDRARSKGCYLVQLTTDKRRPEALKFYYTLGFVDSHEGMKLNINNKEH; from the coding sequence ATGACGTTAAATTTGAAATATAGGTTAGCCATCGAGTCCGACTTAACCAAAATTATTGAGATGCTTTTAGATGACTCTCTAGGGGCTCTAAGAGAAAATGCGGGAACAAAAATCAGTCCGCGTTACATTGCAGCCTTCAAAAATATTCAGGAAGAAAAAAACCATGAGTTGACAATTGTTGAATTAGATGGCGAGATAGTGGGAACATATCATCTTACTTTCATTCAATACCTTACACATCAAGGAGGCTTAAGAGCTCAGATAGAAGCAGTAAGGGTAGGATCACTATATCGCGGTAAAGGAATTGGTAGACAGATGCTCAACTACGCAATTGATCGAGCAAGAAGTAAAGGTTGTTATCTTGTGCAATTGACCACTGATAAGAGGCGACCGGAAGCATTAAAATTTTACTACACATTGGGGTTTGTAGACAGCCACGAGGGAATGAAGCTAAACATTAATAATAAAGAACACTAA
- a CDS encoding amidohydrolase family protein → MKIFDAHFHIVDPRFPLVENNGYLPDPFLVNDYKQSFSKYTISGGAVVSGSFQAFDQTYLIDSLNLLGDNFYGVANIAADTPKQLLDELNNSNVVAVRFNVKRGGSESLDKIEYLSNYLYDLYQWHTELYIENKDLPALRSLLGKLPKFSIDHLGLTCEGISELLYWVERGIKVKATGFGRIENDPVETMRQIHSINPGALMFGSDLPSTRSKMAFTEADIDLIMTSFDQADLSAILYDNAQGWYTSG, encoded by the coding sequence ATGAAAATTTTTGATGCACATTTTCACATCGTCGATCCACGATTTCCGCTAGTCGAAAATAATGGCTACTTGCCTGACCCATTTTTGGTGAATGACTACAAACAATCGTTTTCGAAATATACAATCTCGGGTGGAGCTGTGGTGTCCGGATCATTTCAGGCCTTTGATCAAACCTACTTGATTGATTCCCTCAATTTGCTAGGTGATAACTTTTATGGGGTTGCAAATATTGCGGCTGATACCCCTAAGCAATTACTAGATGAATTAAATAATTCGAATGTCGTCGCTGTGAGATTTAACGTGAAAAGAGGCGGATCAGAATCACTTGACAAAATAGAATATCTCTCGAACTACCTTTACGATCTCTACCAGTGGCATACTGAATTATATATTGAGAATAAGGATTTACCCGCACTCCGATCTTTGTTAGGTAAACTGCCCAAGTTTTCAATTGATCATTTAGGGCTTACCTGCGAGGGCATATCAGAACTTCTTTATTGGGTTGAACGCGGTATTAAAGTGAAGGCGACTGGCTTTGGGCGGATCGAAAATGACCCGGTTGAGACAATGCGGCAAATACATTCTATCAATCCAGGTGCATTGATGTTTGGGTCGGATTTACCTTCAACGAGATCAAAAATGGCGTTTACCGAAGCAGATATTGACCTGATCATGACATCGTTTGACCAAGCTGACCTAAGTGCCATTCTCTACGACAATGCGCAAGGCTGGTATACCAGTGGATAG
- a CDS encoding RagB/SusD family nutrient uptake outer membrane protein — MLDERARELAGEYKHWLDLKRTPAWTGYPSTTHSPG; from the coding sequence ATCCTCGATGAGCGCGCCCGGGAGTTGGCTGGCGAATACAAGCACTGGCTCGACCTGAAACGCACGCCCGCCTGGACCGGGTATCCGAGCACAACCCACTCACCCGGATAG
- a CDS encoding helix-turn-helix domain-containing protein: MRSLPARAWLDSSRDFRKTFGIPPWHWLLDRRLTEAKHLIEHRQQKPSSIYLEVGFESLTHFLHSFK; encoded by the coding sequence TTGCGTAGCTTACCGGCCAGAGCCTGGCTGGACTCAAGCAGGGATTTCAGGAAAACGTTCGGCATACCTCCATGGCACTGGCTGCTGGACAGGCGCCTGACGGAGGCAAAACACCTGATTGAACACAGGCAGCAAAAACCATCGTCGATCTATCTCGAAGTCGGATTTGAAAGCCTTACCCACTTTTTACACTCCTTCAAATAG
- a CDS encoding T9SS type A sorting domain-containing protein, translated as MRVFYKSLMLFLLTVGLSHAQTAIFVKEGALGTGNSWDDATGTIPTGTLAAGTRIYIAAGTYTVSSTTELSEGDILIQGGFWPGSAGTDLTSNSPGKYPTHILMEDGNSISFYSAQQTNAEDISNVVDIKGIDYAGQIPDQSLPSGGLFLQTEGYGSYTFTDISLHDFSTSQGAVYVGLRGSTFTFERCNFYNLKGLQGPAGILLTGYAAMEFSSPTKLIVSNSTFSNNSGSGGTAVSVYNAGAGYNEVRIEGSVFCNNFSDGGGGALYAYSSSLTVNDCSFTGNNARFRGGAIGLYQAQLVSNNCRFYYNLSYADGGVIFAEKSLNEDGSVVADAVFYKNRASRGGAVGTFNAGNWNFVRSRFVNNFTMYKEQGGAIMNYFSSVISLEKTLFAGNKINNQVNIKGSDIANYNSRGNFLISDSKLQLSAASVYQNQDNSQPSAFAFLGSGNTFSNTDDGNVSSSDLAACAVRGIKLSGMVYHDGNGGYDGFDQKTDDLPGGLYISLMEDQKVITTVPVENGAFTMEGVLPGYYTLKLNIKSALRALDSEWSTSGEALMGWNWQADTDGDGALSLMADQENYEEIVFAINRRPVAMPMTLPIATPTMDQMISLDDTEQGLPGLKGSDTEDGETNYYKRFRISKLPKHGQLLVNFSSADTTSTFEFYPGALRIIFSGAGYDSLSFDYVMLDNSGAESAPATYTVKFDKPLPVVLQSFDAKAEGNTANLTWVTTMEQKADKFLIEHSVDGTSWKAVGNVAAARESVLTKTYHWTHLTPALYEGNLYRLKMVDLDGSFAYSSIRNVTFDQVQTTSVYPNPATDRVTIDHKNGSKVKTVTVTSAAGNIFYRSKATANQTIDLSRAQPGLYIIQMTNADGTSSSHKLIITR; from the coding sequence ATGAGGGTATTTTACAAATCACTCATGCTCTTTTTGTTGACTGTCGGCCTTTCGCACGCCCAGACGGCCATTTTTGTGAAGGAAGGTGCCTTAGGCACTGGAAACTCCTGGGATGATGCTACCGGCACCATTCCCACCGGTACGCTGGCAGCCGGCACCCGTATTTATATTGCTGCCGGTACCTACACCGTAAGTTCCACTACCGAGCTTTCGGAAGGGGATATTCTCATTCAGGGTGGATTTTGGCCAGGCTCGGCCGGCACAGACCTGACCAGCAACAGCCCCGGCAAGTATCCTACCCACATTCTCATGGAGGATGGCAACTCCATTTCGTTTTACAGTGCGCAGCAAACCAATGCAGAGGACATCAGCAACGTAGTCGATATCAAAGGCATCGATTATGCCGGCCAGATTCCGGATCAGAGCCTGCCTTCCGGCGGTCTGTTTTTACAAACCGAAGGTTATGGCAGCTATACCTTCACGGATATTTCATTGCATGATTTTTCTACTTCCCAGGGCGCAGTTTACGTAGGTCTTCGCGGGTCGACGTTTACATTTGAAAGATGTAACTTTTACAACCTCAAAGGTTTACAGGGTCCGGCGGGTATTTTGCTGACCGGGTATGCTGCCATGGAATTTAGCAGCCCCACCAAATTGATCGTCTCAAATTCTACATTTTCCAATAACTCCGGTTCTGGTGGTACAGCTGTTTCAGTGTACAATGCCGGGGCGGGCTATAATGAAGTCAGGATCGAGGGTTCTGTTTTCTGTAACAACTTTTCCGATGGAGGAGGAGGGGCGCTCTACGCTTATTCTTCCAGCCTGACTGTGAACGATTGTTCTTTTACCGGTAACAATGCGCGTTTCCGTGGCGGGGCAATCGGCCTGTATCAGGCGCAGCTGGTTTCCAATAATTGCAGATTTTACTACAACCTTTCCTACGCCGATGGTGGGGTTATTTTCGCTGAAAAGTCACTGAATGAGGATGGCAGCGTTGTTGCGGACGCGGTTTTTTACAAAAACAGAGCGTCACGCGGTGGAGCAGTAGGAACATTCAATGCAGGTAACTGGAATTTTGTAAGGTCGAGGTTTGTCAACAACTTCACCATGTACAAAGAGCAGGGCGGTGCGATCATGAACTACTTCTCATCTGTTATTTCTCTTGAAAAAACGCTCTTCGCAGGCAATAAGATCAACAACCAGGTTAATATAAAAGGCAGTGATATCGCCAACTACAATTCGAGGGGCAACTTCCTGATTTCTGATTCCAAACTACAACTATCTGCTGCGTCGGTTTACCAGAACCAGGATAACTCCCAGCCTTCTGCATTTGCGTTTCTCGGAAGCGGCAATACCTTCTCCAATACGGATGACGGGAACGTAAGCTCTTCAGATTTGGCCGCCTGCGCGGTACGGGGTATTAAGCTGTCGGGTATGGTTTACCACGACGGCAATGGAGGTTATGATGGCTTTGACCAAAAAACAGATGACCTGCCGGGAGGTTTGTACATCTCGCTGATGGAAGATCAGAAAGTGATTACCACAGTACCGGTCGAAAACGGAGCCTTTACAATGGAAGGTGTTCTGCCGGGATATTATACGCTCAAACTGAATATAAAATCTGCGCTGCGGGCGCTCGACAGTGAGTGGAGTACAAGCGGCGAAGCATTAATGGGCTGGAACTGGCAGGCGGATACAGATGGGGACGGAGCGTTGTCCCTGATGGCAGACCAGGAGAACTATGAAGAAATTGTTTTTGCCATCAACAGAAGGCCCGTGGCGATGCCAATGACGCTTCCGATCGCTACCCCGACCATGGACCAGATGATTTCACTGGATGATACCGAGCAGGGTTTGCCGGGACTGAAAGGATCTGATACGGAAGACGGGGAGACGAATTATTACAAAAGATTCAGAATTTCAAAGTTGCCTAAACACGGACAGCTGCTGGTTAATTTCAGTTCGGCAGATACCACGTCTACCTTCGAATTTTATCCCGGGGCCTTGCGGATTATATTTTCCGGAGCCGGTTATGACAGTCTGAGCTTTGATTATGTAATGCTGGATAATTCCGGAGCTGAAAGTGCGCCTGCGACTTACACGGTCAAGTTTGATAAGCCTTTGCCTGTGGTATTGCAATCCTTTGACGCCAAGGCGGAAGGCAACACGGCAAACCTCACCTGGGTAACCACTATGGAGCAGAAAGCCGACAAATTTTTGATTGAGCACAGCGTGGATGGTACTTCCTGGAAAGCAGTAGGAAATGTAGCGGCCGCCCGCGAAAGTGTACTTACAAAAACCTACCACTGGACCCATTTGACGCCCGCACTTTACGAGGGTAACTTGTACAGGCTCAAAATGGTCGATCTGGACGGCAGTTTTGCATACAGCAGCATTCGTAACGTTACATTTGATCAGGTACAAACGACCAGCGTGTATCCAAATCCTGCCACAGACAGGGTAACGATTGATCATAAAAACGGGTCAAAGGTGAAAACGGTGACGGTAACAAGTGCTGCCGGAAACATCTTTTACCGCTCAAAAGCCACGGCAAACCAGACCATCGATCTGTCCCGTGCCCAGCCGGGATTGTATATCATCCAGATGACCAATGCAGACGGCACATCGAGCTCACATAAGCTGATAATTACCCGATAG
- a CDS encoding DDE-type integrase/transposase/recombinase encodes MDAYSRKIVGSHLDKTMEARGSVCALEMAIWTRAKAGGTLVHHSDRGVQYCS; translated from the coding sequence ATGGACGCTTATTCCCGCAAGATTGTCGGGTCGCACCTGGACAAAACCATGGAAGCGAGAGGTTCGGTATGTGCCCTTGAAATGGCGATTTGGACGCGGGCAAAAGCTGGCGGAACACTGGTTCACCATTCAGACCGGGGCGTGCAATACTGCTCCTGA
- a CDS encoding ABC transporter ATP-binding protein, translating into MLEARELTKRYGSHTALNKLNLCIGAGEIFALLGQNGAGKTTTINLFLGFIEPSGGAAFIKGISVAEHAQEIKKYLAYIPETVMLYPNLTGLENLAYFSSLAGFDYSAGELRRFLSTSGLQAQAFDQRLGGYSKGMRQKVGIAIAVAKEAKVLLLDEPTSGLDPKASNEFSQIMQALSAKGTAILMATHDIFRAKEVATRIGIMKEGVLQAVIKADDISANELESFYLRTV; encoded by the coding sequence ATGCTTGAAGCCAGAGAATTGACTAAACGATATGGCAGTCATACTGCATTGAACAAATTGAATCTGTGCATCGGCGCGGGAGAAATCTTTGCTTTGCTAGGACAAAATGGTGCAGGGAAAACGACTACTATCAACCTTTTCCTGGGTTTCATCGAACCCAGTGGAGGTGCAGCCTTTATAAAAGGTATATCGGTGGCCGAGCATGCGCAGGAAATCAAAAAATATCTGGCCTATATTCCTGAGACGGTCATGCTTTACCCAAACCTGACAGGACTTGAGAATTTAGCATATTTCTCTTCACTGGCAGGGTTTGACTACTCCGCAGGCGAGCTCCGCAGATTCTTGTCTACTTCGGGCCTGCAAGCACAAGCTTTTGACCAGCGGCTTGGAGGCTACTCGAAAGGAATGCGCCAGAAAGTCGGGATCGCTATTGCCGTTGCCAAGGAAGCGAAAGTGCTGCTACTCGACGAACCAACAAGCGGCCTGGATCCGAAGGCATCTAATGAATTTTCACAAATTATGCAGGCACTTTCAGCCAAGGGAACGGCAATCCTGATGGCTACCCACGACATTTTCCGGGCCAAAGAAGTAGCAACAAGGATCGGCATTATGAAAGAAGGTGTATTGCAGGCAGTGATCAAAGCGGACGACATTTCAGCCAACGAACTTGAAAGCTTTTATTTAAGAACGGTTTAA
- a CDS encoding ABC transporter permease: MMITSRKVLMLEAKNFVLGRTVLTGTAFLLIFAAYGFFYGNHLIGQHQKTIHKIPQVQKEHLQEIVEHGSKATVGTTAYYPFFYTSNPPAPWARFAIGQRDVNPYTLKVKMLAIEGQLYDSELNNPLTLLVGNLDTSFIFIFLFPLLIIALLYNVISDEVESGVWKFVRTTTGSIGQTIAGKLLIRYTVVILITLAIFALSVIALQLPLTGPTFQLMLILLPYVLFWLLVGTLVVGMGKSSAFNATTLVCVWIFLAILFPGIANIAVNIAVPVPEAAETALRQREGYHKKWDLPKGPTMEKFYAVYPQYRKYPIAKDKYSPGWYYAMQFSGDLESAHSAVKLFEKLHQRQLFSETIGVFNPVITAQQALNKIANTDLASQVRYLESVRTHHRQIREYFYPFIFENVPTSNIDWAGYPAYKPVGYVAEPLASSVASIAVWNILLAACALFLFKINFIQSKDLQNA; the protein is encoded by the coding sequence ATGATGATTACCAGCCGCAAAGTATTAATGCTGGAAGCCAAGAATTTTGTACTAGGCAGGACCGTGCTCACAGGGACCGCTTTTTTACTGATTTTTGCTGCCTATGGTTTTTTTTACGGCAACCACCTTATTGGACAGCATCAGAAAACCATCCATAAGATTCCCCAGGTTCAAAAAGAACATTTACAGGAGATTGTTGAACACGGTTCCAAGGCAACTGTGGGAACCACTGCCTATTACCCGTTTTTCTACACCAGTAACCCGCCTGCACCCTGGGCCAGGTTTGCCATCGGGCAGCGTGACGTAAACCCTTATACGTTAAAAGTCAAGATGCTTGCCATTGAAGGCCAGCTTTATGATTCGGAACTAAATAATCCGCTCACGTTACTTGTTGGAAACCTGGACACATCGTTTATTTTTATATTCCTTTTCCCACTTCTGATTATCGCATTATTGTACAATGTAATTTCCGATGAAGTGGAAAGTGGTGTATGGAAATTTGTCAGGACCACAACCGGCAGTATTGGACAGACAATCGCCGGAAAGTTGCTGATCAGGTACACAGTTGTAATTCTAATTACACTTGCGATTTTTGCTTTGTCAGTAATAGCATTACAGTTACCACTAACCGGACCGACTTTTCAGTTGATGCTGATCCTGCTGCCTTACGTACTATTCTGGCTGCTGGTAGGGACCCTTGTCGTGGGGATGGGAAAAAGCTCTGCTTTCAATGCAACTACGCTGGTGTGTGTCTGGATTTTTTTGGCGATTCTTTTCCCGGGCATTGCCAACATTGCCGTCAACATTGCGGTTCCAGTTCCGGAGGCGGCAGAGACGGCCTTGCGTCAGCGTGAAGGTTATCATAAAAAATGGGACTTGCCAAAAGGACCAACGATGGAAAAATTCTATGCAGTTTACCCGCAATACCGAAAGTATCCAATTGCAAAAGATAAATATTCCCCGGGGTGGTATTACGCCATGCAGTTCTCGGGCGATCTCGAATCTGCCCATTCTGCCGTAAAGCTTTTTGAAAAACTGCATCAGAGACAATTGTTTAGTGAAACAATCGGCGTTTTCAATCCGGTAATCACAGCCCAGCAGGCTTTAAACAAAATAGCCAATACAGATTTAGCAAGCCAGGTGCGCTACCTGGAGTCTGTCAGGACTCACCACCGACAAATCCGCGAGTATTTTTATCCGTTTATTTTTGAGAATGTACCCACGTCTAACATTGATTGGGCAGGTTATCCGGCTTACAAACCAGTTGGTTACGTGGCTGAGCCACTTGCAAGCAGCGTGGCGAGCATTGCGGTATGGAATATCTTGTTGGCAGCTTGCGCCCTGTTTTTATTTAAAATCAATTTCATACAAAGTAAAGATTTACAAAATGCTTGA